The window CTGCACTGTAGTTTTTTAGGTAAAGGAATCTGACCACAGGTACCCTGTGGTCCAAGGCATAGGCACATACACTGGAAAAAGAAGGTGGCAAAAGCCCAACTGATGCACATAATAAGCATCATGAAGGTGCCAAGTTGAGTATACGCTAGAACCGTGGAGGGCATCATCATGGCCCCAGCCACGAAGGTGGTTAGAGCAGCCATTGCAATCGCAGAGCCCATGCGACTAAGAGAGAAGATGACCTTTCCTTCTCGGTCGGGGTCGGGAGCTAAGCGGTAGGCAACGCCATAATGGACTGCAAAGTCTACAGACAAGCCAACTGCAACTGAAATGGTGACAGACTCCAAAACATTGAGCTCCCAGCCCAGCAGGACAAGAGaaccaacagtaacaaatatagtCCCAGCTATTGAAATTATGGCATAAAGGCTTATTATGATGTTCCAAGTTGTAAGCAGCATCACACTAAACGCAACAGCAACAGAGAGACCCATGGCAATGAGGGTGCCATCAGAGAGGCTATCCTGAAGGTCATAGAACTCCAGATTGCTGACAAACCAACCATTGCTCAGGCCTTCTGGTGCAGAACTCAGCTCATTTGAAATCCATGAATCCACCTCTTTATAAAACTGATGCATCTTTTCATAAGCCAGTGTGAAGAGGTAGGTACTTTGGAACTCTAGCACTACTGCCCTGATAGTATCATTGATATCAAACCTTGGCCCTGGGGTTTTACTGTCCAAATGGTAGCCTGTACTCCTTTCCAGCTCCATGATAGCTCTCTTGATATACAGCTCAAAAATCTCCTGCTTGTAGGGAAAGCTCCAGTGGCTGCAGCATGGATACAGGGCAGTCTCATCACAGTCCTGGTTTTCCATCCACTGATTGAATGTCTCAATGAAGCAGCTGGTGAAGTCCTGCTCATCAGTCTGGTAAAAGAATGTTTGATTTCTCAGTTTCTGACAAAAGTGCAAAATCCAGACCTGGGAAGCTGGGCTCGCAATGTTAAAACTGCTATCTAATGTCAACTTCCCTTTACTCTTGGGATTTAGCGGATTGCCATTGTCTTCCGGGGAAACACCCCATATTACTGTAATGGGCATGTGGAGCTCCTCTCCATGGTGAACACGTTCAAACATGAAAAGTTTTTTGAACTCAGCATCATAACGTTCAAAAGGGTGAGACGACCTGAACACCTGGAACTCAGATAACTCTAATGAGGGCAGTTTCATCTTTGGATTTATGCATACAATGTAGGCCCCACCTATGGTTAAGGCAAGGAACCAAAACAGCCAAAGGTAGCGAAACTTAATGACAATGCATGgcaatattttttcaaagaaaattcgAGAGGCTTCTGAAATGGCAAAAATTATTTTGTGGCACTTCTGGCAAGCAACCGACCAACAGCTTTTGTTATCATATATTTGCTGTTGGGGCTTTCGGAAGCAACTGAATATGTTGAGAAGATATCGCTCATGCAGTACAACAACTGCTGGAAGCCATGTGACCATCAAAACATAATTCACCAATATAGCTGTTCCTGCATAAACCCCAAAGCATCGGATTGCTGTAATATTGCTAACATAGTTAGCATAAAAGGCAGCTGCAGTGGTAAAACTGGTGACGAACATGGAGAGGGCGGCATGTTGCAGGGTGATGCTCACTGTTTCTGAAGTTTCAGCATGAGGCTTGTCAAACTTGGTGTAGTTCCAAACGTCACACAGGACAAAAGCATCATCTGCTCCAATCCCAACCAAAATAATGAGTGCAGTGAggttcataaaaggaaaaaattcaaagttAAATACTACACGATAGAGAAAATAGGAAACAATCAAGGAACTGATTATTGCAAACATTGTCATCAAAGTGATAAACATGGACTTAGTGTAGACACACATGACTAAAAGGACAATCACAATAGCTATGGCAGGATACACAGTATCCATTAGGAGATAATCTTGAAACAAACTGTGTTTGATACCAAACTCAATCCCAGTGATGGTGGTTACACCGTCAGAAGAGTTCCAGTTTTCGAAGTTGTCCAAATAAATGTTCATcatgctttctcctttctctgtggGAGAGAATAGCATGCTATACTTTAAAGCTGGCACAGAGTACTCAGCTGTCTTTGGGGTCATAAAGTCTTTGTCCACCAAGTAATGGAGGATCTGGTACACGGCATTGTACTTGGTACATTTTCGAGGCACATTGGTGCACTTgagctgatcctttcttctggctGCCATGTCCCAGCAGTCTGGCCCCAGAGTGCCATTTTGGTAGTGTTTGGCACAGGTTCGAAGCAACTTCAAGGTATGAGAGACATCTCGCTCAACAATTTTCTGACAAGATGATCTATTGTTCAGAATGGCGATGTAGTTTCCCAGGGTCCAGCTGGGGCAACAAGAAGCAGCAGTGGTCCTCTGGCAGAGATCACCAAACTGAGGATGAGATCTGatctgcagagagagagagatatacaGAAGAACTGGAATTTAAAATCAGTTCTCTGAAAAGTCTGAATTGAGTATTGGACTTGAAGGAGACAGAAAGTCACAGAAGTTAACTATCTTCTTAAATTAGATCTCATTTGAATATAAGATGCTATTTCTCCTTCAAACAACCTCAATTACAGCAAACTCTCTAGGTTTACTTTATTTTGAACAACACACCATGGTTTGGGGATGACATATACATGTGAAATGACCTCAATCAATGCCAGTTTGGTTTGAAAATGGAGACGAAATAACACCTCTTTAGTAAACaagtattttgaaaatcactctaaaaagaaataaagaggataggttgtgaagctgatgtaTGCACACTTGCAGGATTAAGTAAGAAAACAACTGTCCAGTTGATATATGAAATAGCATTGCCTCAAATCTCCAGTATATCAGCATAAAAATTTTGGGGACCAAGGTATTATATCTTGGTCAACTTAGTTGGAAGCAAAGACTAATATCTTAGAAAacttaaagaaagttaaaaaagtgACTCTGGTGATATCACAGATGCATGAAAGaatcatttttctaaattaaaacttatatttaattttaaatataattaaacatACAATTGAGTAAATAAACTAAATACTTTaagaatttaattatttcttccatATCCTTAAAAGTTTATTCAAGTTGGCTACAACTCTTTTTTGGGGAACCTTCTTTTTTGGTAAATGGGGGGTTGTTGTATAGCAGCATGTGTGATAATTCTGGGCTTAATGTGGATAATATGACATTTAGAACATATTCCTGGATAAGgcatttcttcttatggctgTTTTCTTaacaaaagattgaaaaattgTCCCATTACTGGCATTACTAGATTATGGTGACACGGGTACCATTTCATTGCCTTAGAATCTGTAAATTAGATGAATGGCCCTCTTCTCTGAGGATGAGAATAAGAAATAATCTCCTCTTAATTCCAACCAGACACTTCACTTTAGAAGTTACCAGAGCTAAAGATGACCCAGTCCAATCAGTTTTCCTCCTCTTTATTTACCAAAGGCTGTTCCAGAGAAGAAATCCAAAGTTCAAAGAgggtgtgaatttttttttcaagtaggaTAAAAAATATCCTTTACCTTTATTAAACTAGGTTTCAACAATTATGCATTGAAATGTCTTCTCAAAGAAGAGAACATGGCAGAAATCACCACTTTGGAACTTGGGACTTACCTAAGAACCAAGTTATTTATAATCCCTGTAACTCAGATTATCAAGATATTTAATTGATACTAGTTCTGTGGAGGTAGGGGTGTTGATGAAGTAAGATTGGCCACATGCTCATAATTGTCGAAGGTGGATGACCTGCACATGGGGGTTCATTATACACTTCTCTCTACTtttgcaaatatttgaaaattgccATAATAAAAAGTCTTTGATGTTTTGAAAAGACATTTATTGGGGGtaaagaaaaataagccagagTTATTCTCAAATGCACTAGAACACTTACTTTAACAAAGGTTTAATTTTTCAGCTCATTTCTAAAAAGCGATAATTACTTGACATCTCATAAAATAGGATAATTCATATTTGATGTTTCCAGGTAAAAATCACGTTAATTTGGGAATACTGAGCCACATAATAAATAACAAGAAACCCTGAAATAGCATCTCTCACATTTTCACAGCAGATCACCAGTTTTAGCCCCCAAAGAAATAACAAGCAGCCCCTGGGGTTAACCTGGTGAACTGACAGAAAGGTAATGCATCCTCAATGCTGACATTTTTCAGATGGGAGAAAATAAGTTGTTCCATTATGAAAATCATCATCAACTAGAAGGAACATATGGAGTTGCTAGAAATCAGGAACaggaggaaatggaaaatttacaaatgtatGGAAAtgaaacatactcttaaacaaccaatgagtcaaagaggaaatcacatgggaaactaggaaatatcttaaagcaaatgaaaatgaaaacagagcataccaaaacttatgggatgcagaacaAGGCAGtgcagagaaggaaatttatagctctaaaaactgacattaaggaagaagaaagatttcaaatctaagatctaacttcaaaactggaagaactagaaaaagaagagcaaattaaacccaaagcaaagaggaggaaggaaattacaaagattagagaagagagaaatgaatagagaataaaaaagtaataagaaagggtgggcaatggtggctcagtggcagaattctcacctgctatactGAAGACCCAGATTTGGagcctgcccatccaaaaaaaaaaaaaaagtaatagaatcaacaaaaccagatgttGGTTCTTTCAAAAGAGCGATACATTGAACAAAacgttagactgacaaagaaaaaaaaaaggatataaataactaaaattagaaactAACCCCcctgaaataataaagattataagaggatactatgaacaattgtacgtcaacaaattaaataacctagatgaaatggatgaattcttacaaacatacaaactaatgaatgaattcctagaaacacacaaactaagaaatagaagatcccaaGAGACAAATAACAAGTAAAAAAGATTGAATCCAttatcaaaaacttcccaacaaagcaAAGTCTAGGATCAGATGAATTTTaccaacattccaagaagaattaacacaaattctgctcaaactcttccaaaaaattgaagaggaggaaacacacaccctaactaattctatgaggctaacatcacccttataccaaaactAGATGAATcataagaacagaaaattacCAACCAATATCctttaagaatataaataaaaaaccctcaacaaaattctagcaaaccgaatccaacagtatattaaaagaattatacagcacgACCAAGaaggatttatttcaggtatgcaagggtagctcaacgtgagaaaaatcaattaatgtaaaacatagTAACAGAACGAAGACAAAatccatatgatcatctcaattgatacataAAAGGCATTCAATGAAATCCAGTACCTGTTCCTGATAGAaacacttacaaaaaaaaaaaaaagacacttgcaaaactaggaatagaaggtgtgccagtttgaaaatattacgttccccagaaaagccgttTTATCCTTATTCaattttgtggaagcagccatttctttgaacCCTGATTCAATAATATATGTTGGAaatctttgattaaattatctccacagagatctgcttcgcccaattgtgggtgtggtcttttgattagatggagatgtggccccacccattcaaggtgggccttggttagtttactggaatcctttacaagaagaaacattttggagagagtcagaaacagcagaagcctcagagccgacagagagcagatgtagatgcttggagaacagttgtttcagagagcagagacacagatgtctggagaagcttggagcccagcagagatcaccgtgagatgctaagcaagccagaacctggcgAGAGCCAgcagaagcaaagagatgaaagccagccccagaggagCACAGtaagaacccccacaggagcagaggctgaaaaaagtggagcccaggagcaggggaccagcagatgccagtcatgtgaccTCCTAGCTGATAGCGGTGTTCCTGACACATTGgcccttcttgaattaaggtatctttccctggatggattaatttggacatttttataggcttagaactgtaaacttgtaacttattaaactctccctttataaaaggcattccatttctggcatatcacatccTGGCATCTTGTACACTAACACAGAAGGaaactacctcaacatgataaaggacatatacgAAAATCCCATTGCTAACATTACACTGTATGTTAATGTTATAGTatacagtgaaagactgaaagtgttccctctaagatctggaataagacaaagatgcccactgtcactactgttatttaaTACTGTActggaaggtctagccagagcagtaaggcaataaaaagaaacaaaaggcatctaagttggaaaggaagaagtaaaactttccctatttgcaaattaCCTGgccctatatacagaaaatcctgaaaacaccACAACAAAGCTATtcgaactaataaataaattcagcaaagtgcagggtacaagatgaacatgcaaaaatcagtagtgattCTATATACTgtaatgaacagtctgaaaaaaaaagtttataattccatttataatagcaactaaaagaatgaaatatctaggaataaatccaaggatataaaggatttgtacactgaaaactaaagacatcactttaaaaaaaaaaatagaaaagaaaatgaaggccattccatattcatggactagaagactaaatatttgtaagatgtcaattctacctaaagtaatttaaagattcattgcaatcccagtcaaaaatccaacagccttctttgtagatatggaaaagtcaatcatcaaactTATGTGGATGtgcaaggggccctgaatagccaaagtcaTGTTGAAAATgaggaacaaagttggaggactcaaacttcctgaactttaaacttattacaaaagccacagtaatcaaaacagtataggACTGACACAAGAACAAATATAtggaccagtggaatagaattaagaattcagaaatcaatcctTAAGTCAATggtgaattgatttttgacaagggtgccaagtctgctcaattgggaaagaatactctctttaacagttgttgctgGGAAGACTGGATgcacaaatgcaaaagaatgaaggtggacccctacctcatatctTACACAAAAATtgacttaaaatggatcaaagacctaaatataaaaaacagcattataaaactagaataaaaaataaaggatcaTCTTCAGGACCCTGTCTcatgcaatggtttcttagactttgtatccaaagcatgagcaacaaaagataaaatgggaCCTAATCAACATAAAAAAACTTTAcatatcaaattattttctcataaaaGTAAAACGATAACCTacaaattgggagaaaatatttggaaaccacatatttgataaagatttaatatcttgaatatataaagaaatcctacaactcaacaataaaaatacaattaaaccaattaaaattgggcaaaagactgaaatagacatttttccaaagaaaatatacaaatgaccaaaaagcacatgaaaagatgctttcaataccattagccatcagagaaatgcaaacctaAACCATAAGATACTATTTCACAAAtgattactatttaaaaaatggaaaatcacaagttttggagaggacgtgaagaaataggaacactcattaattgttggtaggaaagtaaaatggtatagccaacgtggaagacagtttgacatttcctcagaaagctaagtatagaactaccatatgaccaagcaatcccagttctaggtatataccccaaagaattgaaaacagggactcaaacaattATTTGCAAACTGATATTCAGTGGCATTTACttaattgccaaaggatggacgCAACTggagtatccatcaactgatgaatggataaataaaatgtggtacatacatagaCTGGAACATTATctagttgtaaaaaggaatgacgttctaatgcatgtgacaacatggatgaaccttgaagacatgttgagtgaaataagccagatacaaaaagacaaatattgtatgacctcactgacaGGAAATAAtctgaataagcaaattcacagagtcaaaaGCTAGAATATATGCTACTAGGAACCAGGGTCAGGGTTGAGAATGAGGAATCATTAATTTGCACACAACTTCTAGATGAAAAagtctggtaatggatggtggtgatggcagcacaacattgtgatcatattaacagcactgaattatatctATTTGAATGTTATTTAAAGGGGGgcattttaggttgtataaatgttactagaataaaaaatttttttaaatcatagaactgtacaaacagtgaatcctaatgtaaaccatggactacagttaatagtacaattatttaatgttctttcatcatttATAAGAAATGTACCACGCTaaagcaagatgttaataatagggtgataagTAGGAactatgtattttatgtatgcttttattttagataaataggtaaatagataaataaatgctaCTAGGTCACTGGGGAGCCAATCCTTAGATTCAATGGTGGTATTGGCAGATGGTTTTTTTGATGATTTACCTTTGGTGAAACCTTTTTAGAGGACTCTTACAGGGTAAGAAATAACGACAGAGAAAAGACATTGGGACCAGCACTCTTTAATTATCCTGAGTTGGATGCCAGCATCCTGAAGCTAAAGGAATGGAGCTCAGGGACTTGTCCAGGTTCTTGGAGAGTTAGGCTACATATTCCAATTCATCCATACAtttatctaaaagaaaaaaaccttcacTGAGCATTTAACAAGATGCATAAGGCACAGTGGTCTTTGTCCTCAAGTTGCTCACAGTGTGGCAGAAAAATcagatgagaaaataattttaattcaatGTCATGAGTACTAAGGCCTATGGGAACTGGAGGAGGGAGGCTCAAAGTATGTAAGTGTGATGGGAAAGTGGCATTAACTTAGTCTTGTATGACTGATACAGCTAAATACAGATGCACATATTGTGGGGCTTAAAGAGATTGATAAGCAAACAGATGTTCATCTAGAAGGCAGCTATATTTGCCCCATATTTTTGAAAAAGGGATTCAAAATCTTTGaggtttataaatataaaaatggggTAAGCgggcgacggtggctcagcaggtaagaatgcttgcctgccatgccagaggacccgggttcgattcccggggcctgcccatgtaaaaaaaaaggagggggcgGTGTGAGAGCAAATTTTTGAGTAATATAGTCCTTTTAACTCAAATTATTCACAAATTGGATGTTTTAgagaattgttttgtttttgtagttATGTCTTTGTGTACTGCCCTACTTAGACAGTAGCAGGGATGAAGCTGATTTAAAATAAGGGGGTagaggcagagaacagagaagaaaaagaaacgaGAGTTTTGGACAGCTTAACTTCTAAAACAATGGCTCAGtcagaaaaaattgaagagactaagaaagaaataaagataggaAAATTAAGCCCCTAAAACTAGGTTCGATTGACTACTCAACTCTCCTTCCCCAGGTATCAAGACCTTAAAAGTTGAAGGGGAGcccagacagaaaagaaaaagcaagggcTTCACAGTATTCTTTACAACTAGAATCAGGAAACATTTCTGGAGTCCTCTAAGCTTTGAGAGGGATACCAGCAGTCTACAGGTAGCTTAGTAAACAGGGTCTCTGGCACCAAATTTCAAATCTGTTTTATAAGCTGATTTCTCAGATCTCCAACTTTTAAAGTGTGCAAAAACCAAGAAAGGGCAAATGACCTTCAGCAGAATCAAAATTAGGGAAACACACCGTGGTTACCAATGACTATCTACCACTGTGTTTCTTAGGATGTCAAAGGACAGAGTTCCTTCTGAAACTatctaagaaaatatttcagttaGGTATACAACAAcctcagaaacagaaatattagAAACCAATGCCTGTATGAATTATGAGTATAAGTGGCATGTAATTGGAATGGAATCTGGAATTTGAACTAAATATGCTGTAAATACAGGTAGGTGACAACTGAAACATTACTGAGCTATTACACTGATTTCCAGACATTTTTTGGAGTCAACCGATGAGCAATTAAGCTCTTCAACAGTGTATCATTTTGTGTGCAGTCCATTCAACTTGATAGTTGTTAATAATCAAGAACTTAAGTACAGTAACTAGGACTTGAGGGAGAAAGATAGGAAAGAATGCCAAGtagtttaagaacacattttgttCAAAACACTACAACaaataaaaatccttaaaagGGTCTTCAGCTGGGAGACTTGAAAAAATACTGTGATAATTTATAATCTGAACTCTTAATCACAGTTTTTACTTCAACATTTCAAACAGGTATATTCTCTCTGTGAAAAAAGTTTACTATTCTGGGTTCACAATAGCGCTTGAATCAGAATACAAAGGCATTTGCAGTTGGCaaaaatagtatttcattttctAGGCTAAAATTAAAATCATGCTCTATGAGATAGAACTTTGGGGTCCTGAATACCTATTCAAGGTAATTTGGGGGCAAATCTGTAACTGGCCAGACTGACCATTCATTTGGACATCTGCCTTTGTTCTGTTCCTCAACTTTTCACAAAAGGACCATTCCCAATTAACTGCAATGCATATAGATATGCTCTTAGTCAGTAACCTAGATATATGCACTCTATATTTTGCCAGAGATTACAAACTTAAACTCTTGGCTGTCCAATCCTTATTATGAGCCCACTAGTGAGAAATAGAAAAGTAGAATGCATTTACAACTTTAAATAGTCTAAATGTTATAAATGCATCAAGCCAAACCATTACAAAACATACTCAGATTTCGTTGCTTTGATCCCTCATAGGAATGCTTTTGCTATAAAGTTTTCCTACTAAGAGCATACCTGAGAAATGTTTTGCAAATCAGCTGAGATTCAATACCATACCTCTTATAAGCAGGCTGTTAAGAACAAATTGTGTATGTAACAtcacagtatttttttaatgaagtttatAGGAAATAGTCTTTTTAGAAGCTTGACTGCTTCTAAAAATGTAGtgatattccattcaaaatagcaactaaaagaatcaaataactaggaatgaacttaactaggaaagTAAAGGGTTTATACAcagaaactacataacattgctaaaagaaatcaaaaaggatctaaataggtggaaggacattccctgctcatggataggaaggttaaatatagttgtaaattctacccaaatcgatctacagattcaacacagtaacaatcaaaattcttggaagacttggaaaagttagttaccaaattcacctggaagagaaagagaccctgaatagctaaaacatcctaaaaaaagaaccaagtgggaggattaacactttctgattttgaaacttattataaagccacagtggtcaaaacagcgtggtactggcacaacaacagaagtactgaccaatggaattgaatcaagagtgcagaaatagacctaTTGTCTACTGTCTATtgttcaactgattttgacaaggcccccaaatccactgaactgggacaaaatagtcttttcagtaaatggcatGAGAGATATATCcagcatgagagaactggatatcaatagtcagaagaatgaaagaggacccttaccttacacactatgcaaaaattaactcaaagtagatcaaacacctaaacataaaaactagtaccataaagcttctagaagaaaatgtagggaaacgtcttcaagacctagtaataggaggtagcttcctaaactttacatccaaagcacaagcaacaaaaggaaaaatagataagtggggcaagtcctcaaaatcaaatgattctgcacctcaaaagactttgtcaaaaaggggaagaggcagccaactcaatgggagaaaatatttggaaatcacacatcagacaaaggtttgatatcttatatacataaagaaatcatacaactcaacaacaaaatgacaaacaacccaattataaaatgggctaaagatacgaataggcaCTTTCCTGAAGAGTGAATACTGATGGCACatgaagagggtgggccatggcggctcagcaggcagaattcagcctgccatgccagagacctgggttcgattttcaatgcctgcccatgaaagaaaaaaaaaaaaaagcacatgaagagatgctcattctcagtagctataagggaaatgacgatcaagactataatgagctaccacctcacatctataagaatggctgttattagacaaacaggaaactacaaatgttggagaagtgGAGagattgggacatttatgcattgctggtgggaatatataatggtaagctgctctggaagacagtttggtggtgtGCCGATTTTGAAGGATttacgtcccctagaaaaactatgttttaatcctaatcaatcatgTGGGAGATtgtctaatctctattcagcactgtaaattgtaaccttgattaggttatctctaaaAGAAATGTGGCTccatcaattgtgggtattaaacttgatgagatagagacgtgactccacccattcaagtgggtcttgattagtttactggaatcctataaaaaggaaacatcttggagaaagctggagatttggagagagcagagaaggatgacagaatgatgagagccattaagcagtctaccagccagcgacctctggagatgaaggagaatgcccctgggggagcttcatgaagcaagaggcctggtgagaaagctagcagatgataccatgttcaccatgtgcctttccagatgagagagaaacccaactgtgttagccatgtgc of the Tamandua tetradactyla isolate mTamTet1 chromosome 2, mTamTet1.pri, whole genome shotgun sequence genome contains:
- the DISP1 gene encoding protein dispatched homolog 1 isoform X2; this encodes MMMITISNLLNISIVCLWSRNWSMAMSNGNNDFVVLSNGSIATCATNPSPLTPCDGDVTAQQLTPKETPRTKVSPNGCLQVNGTVKSSFLPLDNQRTPQMLSQCCHPCPYHHHPLTSHNNHQECHSEAGPAATSALASCCMQPHSEYSASLCPNHSPVYQTTCCLQPSPSFCLHHPWPDHFQHQPVQQHIANIRPSRPFKLPKSYAALIADWPVVVLGLCTVFIVVCALVGVLVPELPDFSDPLLGFEPRGTAIGQRLVTWNNMVKNTGYKATLANYPFKYADEQAKSHRDDRWSDDHYEREKREVDWNFHKDSFFCDVPSDRYSRVVFTSTGGETLWNLPAIKSMCNVDNSRIRSHPQFGDLCQRTTAASCCPSWTLGNYIAILNNRSSCQKIVERDVSHTLKLLRTCAKHYQNGTLGPDCWDMAARRKDQLKCTNVPRKCTKYNAVYQILHYLVDKDFMTPKTAEYSVPALKYSMLFSPTEKGESMMNIYLDNFENWNSSDGVTTITGIEFGIKHSLFQDYLLMDTVYPAIAIVIVLLVMCVYTKSMFITLMTMFAIISSLIVSYFLYRVVFNFEFFPFMNLTALIILVGIGADDAFVLCDVWNYTKFDKPHAETSETVSITLQHAALSMFVTSFTTAAAFYANYVSNITAIRCFGVYAGTAILVNYVLMVTWLPAVVVLHERYLLNIFSCFRKPQQQIYDNKSCWSVACQKCHKIIFAISEASRIFFEKILPCIVIKFRYLWLFWFLALTIGGAYIVCINPKMKLPSLELSEFQVFRSSHPFERYDAEFKKLFMFERVHHGEELHMPITVIWGVSPEDNGNPLNPKSKGKLTLDSSFNIASPASQVWILHFCQKLRNQTFFYQTDEQDFTSCFIETFNQWMENQDCDETALYPCCSHWSFPYKQEIFELYIKRAIMELERSTGYHLDSKTPGPRFDINDTIRAVVLEFQSTYLFTLAYEKMHQFYKEVDSWISNELSSAPEGLSNGWFVSNLEFYDLQDSLSDGTLIAMGLSVAVAFSVMLLTTWNIIISLYAIISIAGTIFVTVGSLVLLGWELNVLESVTISVAVGLSVDFAVHYGVAYRLAPDPDREGKVIFSLSRMGSAIAMAALTTFVAGAMMMPSTVLAYTQLGTFMMLIMCISWAFATFFFQCMCLCLGPQGTCGQIPLPKKLQCSAFSHALSTSPSDKGQNKTHTINAYHLDPRGQKSEMEHEYYELEPLASHSCNASEKTTYEETQICSEFFNNQENLGMPVHATYNSELNKSSKSEANSALLQSSLEQHTTCQFFSLNRRCSCPNAYKHLKYGLHSCQQLGDCLCHQCAPTASSFVQIQNGIAPLQATHQAPEGFMRPIPHFHQCPCLHGRVKSPGIQNCLPRNCFLHPVQHIQTQEKIGKTSVHSLQSIEEHLPKMAESSSVVCRSTGSLIKACCDPENNQREFCENRDSGNMEGNGGTVNKGSSLVNQMNKAERKVEQSLPQTDVIVNSEHLNLSEPKFIFTHLIGEAGYVSCPNNPQSCGRIVRVKCNSVDCQMPNIEANVPAVLTHSELSGESLLIKTL
- the DISP1 gene encoding protein dispatched homolog 1 isoform X8, whose protein sequence is MQMNKPKAIGMIDGQMIIMKERKEKLTGTSTKIASSATFQIRSHPQFGDLCQRTTAASCCPSWTLGNYIAILNNRSSCQKIVERDVSHTLKLLRTCAKHYQNGTLGPDCWDMAARRKDQLKCTNVPRKCTKYNAVYQILHYLVDKDFMTPKTAEYSVPALKYSMLFSPTEKGESMMNIYLDNFENWNSSDGVTTITGIEFGIKHSLFQDYLLMDTVYPAIAIVIVLLVMCVYTKSMFITLMTMFAIISSLIVSYFLYRVVFNFEFFPFMNLTALIILVGIGADDAFVLCDVWNYTKFDKPHAETSETVSITLQHAALSMFVTSFTTAAAFYANYVSNITAIRCFGVYAGTAILVNYVLMVTWLPAVVVLHERYLLNIFSCFRKPQQQIYDNKSCWSVACQKCHKIIFAISEASRIFFEKILPCIVIKFRYLWLFWFLALTIGGAYIVCINPKMKLPSLELSEFQVFRSSHPFERYDAEFKKLFMFERVHHGEELHMPITVIWGVSPEDNGNPLNPKSKGKLTLDSSFNIASPASQVWILHFCQKLRNQTFFYQTDEQDFTSCFIETFNQWMENQDCDETALYPCCSHWSFPYKQEIFELYIKRAIMELERSTGYHLDSKTPGPRFDINDTIRAVVLEFQSTYLFTLAYEKMHQFYKEVDSWISNELSSAPEGLSNGWFVSNLEFYDLQDSLSDGTLIAMGLSVAVAFSVMLLTTWNIIISLYAIISIAGTIFVTVGSLVLLGWELNVLESVTISVAVGLSVDFAVHYGVAYRLAPDPDREGKVIFSLSRMGSAIAMAALTTFVAGAMMMPSTVLAYTQLGTFMMLIMCISWAFATFFFQCMCLCLGPQGTCGQIPLPKKLQCSAFSHALSTSPSDKGQNKTHTINAYHLDPRGQKSEMEHEYYELEPLASHSCNASEKTTYEETQICSEFFNNQENLGMPVHATYNSELNKSSKSEANSALLQSSLEQHTTCQFFSLNRRCSCPNAYKHLKYGLHSCQQLGDCLCHQCAPTASSFVQIQNGIAPLQATHQAPEGFMRPIPHFHQCPCLHGRVKSPGIQNCLPRNCFLHPVQHIQTQEKIGKTSVHSLQSIEEHLPKMAESSSVVCRSTGSLIKACCDPENNQREFCENRDSGNMEGNGGTVNKGSSLVNQMNKAERKVEQSLPQTDVIVNSEHLNLSEPKFIFTHLIGEAGYVSCPNNPQSCGRIVRVKCNSVDCQMPNIEANVPAVLTHSELSGESLLIKTL